From the genome of Palaemon carinicauda isolate YSFRI2023 chromosome 36, ASM3689809v2, whole genome shotgun sequence:
GATAGAGATACTGAGAGGTATGATGTTCCTGAATCAAATGCAAATGGAGAGTCTTCTACAAAGGCGATTAAAAAAAGAGGTTGTATTGTGGCAAATGCCAGGTTTTcaagacaataataatgatatatcttcAGGAAAgggaaaatgatgataaaaaaaatcttgaatgctatttcccattctctctacatgaccaaGCCTTCTTAACACATTAATATCCACTTTACATACTAATTaatttttttacacccgttctcctCATCACTGCCTCATTCCAAACTCTATTTAATCAAGATACACCCGGTATACTCCTCATACACTTCCTctctaacacattcaatttttgtctgtctgtcattttcatcccccacaactccaatccatacatcaaagttaGTACAATATATTAAAATACAGAACTCCCTTTCTAAGCATTCCTACCCCTCTATTCTTTTCTACTTccttcactgctcccaacacttatcatccttcattcactctctgacctacatctgcttccactctaccatttacAGCAACAACCTACCCTTAGTGCTTAGACTGATCTAGGTCCTAAAGTAACTCTCCAATTAACTTTTTAATATAACGTTCAACCTAGCTCCGCCCTCCTTTCTCGGGCAtatcataacctcactcttacccacattaactctcatcttccttctgTCACACACCATTCCCAACTCTGTTACTAATCGACCCTGTTTCTCCTCCGATGCAGTATCATTTGTAAACAACTAATTCACCTCCAAATTATGATTAATCATTAATTACCTATTCTCAGCCAATACAACAGTAAATGCGCAATTAACAAATGCCTTTTACACAATGTTGCCTTGGTCATATTTACGTACCTGAAATATTTAGAGTAGTTTTTGTAACAGAAAATATCCCCTCTACTGATTAAGTTAGGAGAAATTACTGCATTCACTGTGTGTGTATGGTCTATGTAAcaataaatattaacattaaactTGCTAATGAACTGCAATTAGATTCGTTAGAACTGGTAAACAAGGGCAAGAACGATgcattacatttgtaaatataaatgTGAGTATTTCTAGTATCACATATTGTTTTTCCATTCCTGAATATACACTCTAGTTAATCTTTAAAATTCGTTGTGTTTTTTAGCATTATTTGATTAGGCTTCAATAGCCCTTACGCATATCCACCATTCCACGCTCCCTCCGAAACCTCCTACActatcattgtgtgtgtgtatatgtgtttgtgtgtgtgtgtgtatttacgcgcgtgtgtgtgtggtaCACCCCGCTTGTAAAACCGCCTATTTCATGAAATAAGCAAAACATTTAACCACATCGTGAAATGGGCAAATGTCCGGTCTACTTCATGAAATAGGCATTTTGATGTACGAATCTTAATATCTTATGCATAACTAATTGTCTTTTATGCATAAGGTGTTTTAGCCAGAAATAGTATTTCatgaagtggttgtatgaatcTAAAAAAACTTCTGCATGACACTGTCTTTTAGAAATAACCTATTGCCTAGCCTGAAATAATATTTCATGAAGTGGTTGTTGAGCCATAAATAGTTTcattaaattttacatttttatcagGACCAGAGAGAAgaatatcaagaagtgaagagaaacgtgctgtaagtgtatcagatgaccccttaatattataatgaaaggttccaaagtttgaggAGGGAGAAGGAAATTACTCTCCTGGATTGTGCTTATaaagtacgacgatgttttaatagatggacagaggctgctaacgtaggGGTGATgagtgatttagaagaattgaagaaaattatattatcagtcataaaccttTCTCGGGTATGAAGTTCCAACcattgttccgaccaagtgtcaagtattggccgaaccatagaaaccagttcagtaataaatatgtgaacaagttcaatagttacagcggaagtagcactggtactattCCTAAGCAGAatatgatagtaccacagcaacaattgtcgaATCCTCCTCCtttaagtatcgtgaaagacgtgcagaaggtcaatatagtctgttttaagtgtggtaagagaggccatatcagtaaggaatgttggtcgaatcaaCCGAAAGTAGTcgtccaagtgattaaggataacttGACTTCATGGAATGCGAAGATGAAGAAAGAATCGGAAAagaacgaagaggaaaataaaccaactagcatttacacgacgaacaggacaacccaAACAAAGCGGATGCCTTTAACCAATATATTTATGAAGGTGTGTGAGCAGCAATACATGAGAGTGAGTGAACCCCGGTCAAAATAATGTGTAATAGAGGTTGCAACCAGAGTgtggtgatacgaggagtacaccAATTGGTAGAACAGTCTCTTTCAAGAGAATCTGCTAATTTGAAGGGAATAgtaggtgaagaggttacccctatttgctgtttaaaactgtcatgcgagttggagacgtaattttgattttgcggcaAAGAATTCATTGGCTGCCGAAGGAGTAAATGTCCTGCAAGGTAAAGAGGATTGCTaagcgccatttgtgccttgtcccattgtaacagagaaaccatcaAGTATAGTCCCATGACTGAACTTGAGAAGAACTACCCATATATATTTCCTATTGGTGTGACGTCTAGGATTATGACGAAGAAATTGGCtgctaaagaagaaaaaagaattgaaGGAGCGataaacttggaggatttgttttccgaagaagagtaTTCACTTGATGATACGCAAGAGAAGAATTCTTGAGTAAGCCCAatagaagaggaatgacagacatgtggacaagaagacaaagaagtaatacacctggaagaaatagaaaactcagtgttagaagtaggacaaatgAGTATTataaggctgataagattgcaacggaaggatgcaacgttaaaagAGTTATTGTACAGTGTTGTGGATGAGACGGAGCCACAGCAGTCTCTGACCAGTTATtgtcttaaggatgggttgctgataaggaagcatagacccgccaatatcccttGGAATGCTtaatgggggatataccgtcatATATTGATTCACGCACCGTGGAAAAGAATGGTGATCACCATAGCACAAGAGACAGGACATATTGGGGaaaggaagatgatggagaaaattataaaacactttttctggcctagcATACATAAGGACGTGAACCAGTTTTGCAGTGCATATCATATATGTCAGATGGTTGAAAAGCCAATCGAGTATATTAATAAAGTTTCATTAGACCCGAtaaaagtgcgaggagaacccttcagcaaggtaatgatcaatattgtgggacctttaccaagaaCAAAAaagggtcacgaatatatgtttaCCTTGATGAGTCACGTGATGAGATAAGTAGAAGCCGTACCCattaggaacatcagtgccaaaataattgccgAAAAGTTACTACacatttttactaagtttggtatttcggaaatactccaaagtgaccgaggaacgaatttcgCATCGAAACTGTTTAAaaacgtaatgaaactgttggaggTGAAACAATAAATGTCAATAGCTTATCagccggagacccaaggtgcattagagaggttccATCAAGCTCTGAAAAGTATGTTAatgaagttctgcaacgaaacagggaatgaatgggatATGGGACTACCGTAAATGTTATTTGAGGTaggtaatgcttatcaagaaagcatcgGATCTAGcctgaatgaaatagtatttggacaagaagtacgaggaccgagaggaaacggatagtgaatgtcaaggatttgaggaaacgGATCATCAAGATAAGAAAATTTTTCATAGAAAACCTTAAAATGAGCAAAGAGAATATGAAGAAAAgatttaattggaaaagcaaggacAGACATTTTCCGGTAGGACAACAGGTTATTATTTTTCTTGCAGATaaagagattccctctcaccaataaATTCCAAGGACCTTTCAAGATTTTGGataagatcagtgacctgactgaCGTTATCGACACCccaagaagaaggaaaagtcaaagggaaGTGCATGTTAACCCACTGAAACCCTACCTGAGGGAAAacaagaccgaagcttcacaggtgtgtatggcgcaaaccttAACATCTTCTGAAGACATTAATGGATATGAAgtaggggctgtaagcaaagtgaataattcgtctatcctTGGGAGATTGGAGgagaaattaatttaattaaaccaggaacaacaagagaaattaggtgtattaatttgaagtttccctgaaattgtctcagacatCCCGAAAAGAACCAAACTGACGAAGCATGAAATACACTTCAAAACAACGGAAAGACTATTTACACAATGTGCTTATCGACTGTGGCCATATCTCTGAGAAGTCATAAGAAAAGATgaggactatttgttacaaaatggattagccAAATAAAGTTCtatcccttacagttctccatgcatGCGCATGAAAAAAACAGAcgtatctttcaggatgtgtactgACTACCGAAAGCTAAATtcaatcagtgtggccgataattatttATTGCCCCACATCGATCAACTACTCcacaatatcggacaagcgagattcatctccaagatcgacttgttaaatggctattatcaaattcctttggacgacaacgcaaaatagTTATCAGCCTTTATAACAAAGTTTGGGTTACATCAGTACCCCATCATACCATTTGTATAATGAACGCTTCCACTACTTTTCAATGTGTGATGCATAACCTTCTAAGATCAATAGAACGAGTAGGCGTATCTCTCGAAGATATTGTGTTTTATTCATCGACCTGCTAAGAACATCTCTGAATCCCGAAGAATATATTTTAAAAGCTGCGTGGAGGAAACCTGACAATTACCCTAGAGAAGAGCAagtttggaaaggcaacagttcggtaatTGTGATATGAAGTGGGAAGAGGACTAATCACCCCGGTAGCTACTaacatcgaaggaataaggaaatcaTCTACCCAAGAAAGAAGAGgcaattaaaatgttttttttttttttaagaatggcagTATTCTGACGACGTTTTTGCCCAAACTTTCGGCTGTGGTTactcccttgacagatttgactagccccCAGGAAGAAAATTGTAGGGACCAGTGAGTGCCAGGATTCCTTCGACGGGATAAAGTCCAtattaacattaaaactgataCTATAGGCACCTGAttttaacaagaaattccttatccgagTGGATGCATTGGATAATGGGAATAgaactgtcttattgcaagaagaaacTAAAGGAgttcttcatcctgtttgttttatgttgtaAAAGCTAACAaaaaacatcagcgagcctactcaacagttgaaaaggaactactagtgtTAGTTGgagcgataaacaagtttgaggtctctgtaaatcgaccacaaaatgaagagattgcaGTGTATTTGAATcctaatcctttaacttttgtcaataacatgaaaaataataatcaaaagataactaggtggtcattatgtttgctaccatattgtattattgtaaagcatatctcaggtaaagataatgtggtttctggttatttatcttgggctgaatcaatggattcaggcccaaaataaatagtatttttgggggggagagctatcttacgaagctggactagtgtagagtaaataatttatcaatgtattttatttatcaatttcatttgtgtatttaaggggAATAGCCAACTCCTAAGATGAGTTCCTCTAATGTGGGTATaagtttttttatgtaatttacacaagactttcgtcgttaatttcattgtatttttcattcaagtcagtacatgtaaatatatgttatttcttaagaattaactttttatttcaagtattttgttacaGTCTTTTGAAACCTGTTTATGAGTGTTACATGATCCATATGGGATATGAACAAGGGCTAATGaaaatttctctttatatttttatgaggtattgcatcatgtctgTGAGAAAATAAACAATTCTTATATTTGTCACGTGTTTTGGtaagttctcgaaaaccccagtgttattCTAGACtctactaagttcatatataagcaccTCCAGGGATTCTGATGGGCAAAAGAGACTCAGGTTGTCCTATCAACGAGCCAAAGTACATCCTTCTCTCTGTCTGGTGCCTATTGAGTTTTTTCTCCAAAATGATTTTGTTCCCCAgcataaatcgtgtgttgaaacatTACGGAAGACGTTAAAgggtattttaaatttattgtattgGTTTGAATAGTGGTAATGTGTGAAACTTAATTTCCAGTGGAACAAGAGATTGTTTCCTTCAGATTCAATATATCAAGAgatgtgattatataatttccagagTAAAATTTAttgtcttgatctaagttttgttcagacttattatttcaagtcatttatttatttttcatgtgatttttttcaaagtgttgtaattttcatagagtatatctgtttttgtaaatagtgtattatttctatcactaGTGTTTATTTCACTACTCACTCCTGTCCCGGTTAATAAATCAAAGTAAAAGTTGTTGGAATAGATGGTATTaaaaattacccagtgttgttttgagtgttcttataagacttttggatattcagtattttcatATATTGCTTTCAGGAAGTCATATAACTGTGTAGCTAgccaaccataatatatatatatatatatatatagcctatatatatatatatatatatggcctatatatatatatatatatatacatatgagatatatatatatatatatataaatatatatatatatatatatatataaatatatatatatatatatatatttatgcatataatattACACTACACTATGGTTCCCAGACTTcaggactataatatatatatatatatatatatatttatatatatatatatatatacacatatatgtatatacatatatatatatatatatatatgtatatatatatatatatatatatgtatacatatatacatatatatatatatatatatatatacatgacaaaagaatctgtacttctttcgtcaaggaacatagcagactaggagaacctcagcttcttctgtctacagggccagcaccaacccttatgttcacatgacaaaagaatctgcacttctttcgtcaaggaacatagcagactagaagaacctcagcttcttctgtccacagggccagcaccaacccttatattcacatgacaaaagaatctgtactgcTTTCGTCAAAGAACATAggagactagaagaacctcagcttcttctgtctacagggctagcaccaacccttatgttcacatgacaaaagaatctgtactgcTTTCGTCAAAGAACATAggagactagaagaacctcagcttcttctgtccacagggccagcaccaacccttatgttcacatgacaaaagaatctgtactgcTTTCGTCAAAGAACATAggagactagaagaacctcagcttcttctgtctacagggccagcaccaacccttatgttcacatgacaaaagaatctgtacttctttcgtcaaggaacatagcagactagagggccagcaccaacccatatgttcacatgacaaaagaatctgtacttctttcgtcaaggaacatagcagactagagggccagcaccaacccttatgttcacatgacaaaagaatcagtacttctttcgtcaaggaacatagcaggctagaagaacctcagctttttctgtctacagggccagcaccaacccttatgttcacatgacaaaagaatctgtacttccttcgtcaaggaacatagcaggccagaagaacctcagcttcttctgtctacagggccagcaccaacccttatgttcacatgacaaaagaatctgtacttccttcgtcaaggaacatagcaggccagaagaacctcagcttcttctgtctacagggccagcaccaacccttatgttcacatgacaaaagaatctgtacttccttcgtcaaggaacatagcaggccagaagaacctcagcttcttctgtctacagggccagcaccaacccttatgttcacatgacaaaagaatctgtacttccttcgtcaaggaacatagcaggccagaagaacctcagcttcttctgtctacagggccagcaccaacccttatgttcacatgacaaaagaatctgtacttccttcgtcaaggaacatagcaggccagaagaacctcagcttcttctgtctacagggccagcaccaacccttatgctcacatgacaaaagaatctgtacttccttcgtcaaggaacatagcaggccagaagaacctcagcttcttctgtctacagggccagctcCAACCCTTAtgctcacatgacaaaagaatctgtacttccttcgtcaaggaacatagcaggccagaagaaccccagcttcttctgtctacagggccagctcCAACCCTTAtgctcacatgacaaaagaatctacttccttcgtcaaggaacatagcaggccagaagaacctcagctttttctgtctacagggccagcaccaacccttatgctcacatgacaaaagaatctgtacttccttcgtcaaggaacatagcaggccagaagaacctcagcttcttctgtctacagggccagcaccaacccttatgctcacatgacaaaagaatctgtacttccttcgtcaaggaacatagcaggccagaagaacctcagcttcttctgtctacagggccagcaccaacccttatgctcacatgacaaaagaatctgtacttccttcgtcaaggaacatagcaggccagaagaacctcagcttcttctgtctacagggccagcaccaaccctcatgctcacatgacaaaagaatctgtacttccttcgtcaaggaacatagcaagccagaagaacctcagcttcttctgtctacagggccagcaccaacccttatgctcacatgacaaaagaatctgtacttccttcgtcaaggaacatagcaggccagaagaacctcagcttcttccgtctacagggccagcaccaacccttatgctcacatgacaaaagaatctgtacttccttcgtcaaggaacatagcaggccagaagaacctcagcttcttccgtctacagggccagcaccaacccttatgctcacatgacaaaagaatctgtacttcctttgtcaaggaacatagcagaccaGAAgatcacatgacaaaagaatctgtacttccttcgtcaaggaacatagcacaccagaagaacctcagcttcttctgtctacagggccagctcCAACCCTTAtgctcacatgacaaaagaatctgtacttccttcgtcaaggaacatagcagaccagaagaacctcagcttcttctgtctacagggccagctccaacccttatgttcacatgacaaaagaatctgtacttctttcgtcaaggaacatagcaggctactcAGGGCCagcacccttatgttcacatgacaaaagaatctgtacttcttcgtcaaggaacatagcatgctACAAGAAccccagcttcttctgtctacagggccagtaccaacccttatgctcacatgacaaaagaatctgtacttcttcgtcaaggaacatagcaggccagaagaacctcagcttcttctgtctacagggccagcaccaacccttatgctcacatgacaaaagaatctgtacttcttcgtcaaggaacatagcaggccagaagaacctcagcttcttctatctacagggccagtaccaacccttatgttcacatgacaaaagaatatgtacttcttcgtcaaggaacatagcgggctagaagaacctcagcttcttctatatacaaggtcagtaccaacccttatgttcatatgagaaagaatttgtacttcttcatctaggaacatagcaggctagaagaacctcagcttcttctatctacagggccagtctCACAACGGTTACTGAACTTGAACTTCTTTATTTGGCCTAATCTCATTAAggaacagcatactagaagaacctcagcttttaTCTACAGAGCCAGCACCAACACTTTATGTTCACATGAGGAGTTTGTACTTCATCAAAgaacagcatactagaagcagctcagcttTTTCCCTGTGTGGTGCACATCCTCTATGTTATTCCGACAGAATCGTCTCTTAGTAGTTTCCTAGTTGAACTCCCTCCAAGTGTTTTCAAAATTTTGCACAGAACCATTTTCAATTATCCTATTTTTCTATTCTACAACGCAATCCTTTTCTCATTCTCTCaagtgttaagttttttttttagattttttttctaatttttaatgcAATTAAAGGAAGGATTCTCTCATTCACATCTATTATATACTTGGCCATCTTCAATCATAACTCAcccatgaaatatagtttggaataaaaaaaaaaaaaattttaggcaCCTTTGAAGGATATGACTGCATACTAGAAAAAACTAAGCTTTTTCCTTCTGCAaggccagtcatctagattattccaacagagcaaccataaggttgacatccggaagaatagatctagaaatcCGACCATTTGCTCACATGACAAAGGCCTGTACCACTCCGTCATGGAACCGCTGCATACAAGAAGAAGctcagctttttccctctgcagtgcACATCCTCTAGGTTACTCCAACAGAAATGTTTCGTAGTGGTATATTTTTggattttgcttttttttcttctattgaacAGCATCCTATTTACTCTTCAAAATTCTCTTCTTCGATAGCCTCTTGTAAGATATTTCTAATCCTAGCCAAGGTGACATCTTTTGCGGCCCTTCTAAGATGGCTTCCCAAGTCCCGAGATTGTCCAAGAAGATGGCCTTCATTTTCTGAGTTTTTttgtaacatattttcaaaatactcgaTAAGGTTTTCTATTATTTGGCTTTTTATTGCCTTATATccacttttcttttcaattttgtctCCTTTGATTGCATTTTCATGTAGTTCAGTAAGATCATAAACTCGGCCTGttttctcagacatgtcctctTGTACTAATATTCTTATCTGGGCCAAGGCCTCATCTTTAGTGGTCCTCCTAAGAGGGGTTCTTAAGTCCAGAGGTTGTCCACCAAGATCGACTTTTTTTAAGTTTCCTCGTATGGCATTTTCAAATTTCTGGATATGCCTTTTTACATTGCCTTTTTCTATTACTTCATGGATAACCTTCTTCATTTTTTCTATCTTATCacctttcagagcctcttcccatacTTGAACAAGACCATATACTAAGCGTCTCTTTTCTGGAAAGACCTCCTccattgcaattcgtctaatcttgaAAAAGGCTCTATCTTTGGCTTTCCTCCTAAGATCAGCTGTTTGTTTGCGTCCCATTACCTTTAGCTTTATAATGTCTTcataatcatcactattactaGCAGAATATCCTTGTGTTCCTGAGCTACTTGCTTCCTGGTAGTCTtgaagttccttttcaatgttttcacgtttccttttaagattctctctcaagCCTGGAGATTGCGCAAGAAGATGGCCTTCATTTTCTGAGTTTTCttgtaacatattttcaaaatactcgaTAAGGTTTTCTAATGTTTGGATCTTTATTGCCTTATATtcacttttcttttcaattttgtctCCTTTGATTGCTTTTTCATGTAGTTCAGTAAGATCATAAACTCGGCCTGTTTTCTCACACATTTCCTCTTGTACTAATTTTCTTATCTGGGCCAAGGCCTTATCTTTAGTGGTCCTCCTAAGATGGTTTCTGAAGTCTCGAGGTTGTCCATGAAGATCGCCTTCTTTTAAGTTTTCTCGTATGGCATTTTCAAATTTCTGGATATGCCTTTTTACATTGCCTTTTTCTATTACTTCATGAATAGCCTTCTTCATCTTTTCTATTTTCTCacctttcagagcctcttcccatacTTGAACAAGACCATACACTAAGCGTCTCTCTTCTGGAAAGACCTCCTccattgcaattcgtctaatcttgaAAAAGGCTCTATCTTTGGCTTTCCTCCTAAGATCAGCTGTTTGTTTGCGTCCCATTACCTTTAGCTTTATAATGTCTTcataatcatcactattactaGCAGAATATCCTTGTGTTCCTGAGCTACTTGCTTCCTGGTAGTCTtgaagttccttttcaatgttttcacttttccttttaagaTTTTCTCTCAAGCCTGGAGATTGCGCAAGAAGATGGCCTTCATTTTCTGAGTTTTCttgtaacatattttca
Proteins encoded in this window:
- the LOC137628623 gene encoding probable DNA double-strand break repair Rad50 ATPase — protein: MCEKTGRVYDLTELHEKAIKGDKIEKKSEYKAIKSQTLENLIEYFENMLQENSENEGHLLAQSPGLRENLKRKSENIEKELQDYQEASSSGTQGYSASNSDDYEDIIKLKVMGRKQTADLRRKAKDRAFFKIRRIAMEEVFPEERRLVYGLVQVWEEALKGEKIEKMKKAIHEVIEKGNVKRHIQKFENAIRENLKEGDLHGQPRDFRNHLRRTTKDKALAQIRKLVQEEMCEKTGRVYDLTELHEKAIKGDKIEKKSEYKAIKIQTLENLIEYFENMLQENSENEGHLLAQSPGLRENLKRKRENIEKELQDYQEASSSGTQGYSASNSDDYEDIIKLKVMGRKQTADLRRKAKDRAFFKIRRIAMEEVFPEKRRLVYGLVQVWEEALKGDKIEKMKKVIHEVIEKGNVKRHIQKFENAIRGNLKKVDLGGQPLDLRTPLRRTTKDEALAQIRILVQEDMSEKTGRVYDLTELHENAIKGDKIEKKSGYKAIKSQIIENLIEYFENMLQKNSENEGHLLGQSRDLGSHLRRAAKDVTLARIRNILQEAIEEENFEE